A single region of the Equus przewalskii isolate Varuska chromosome 26, EquPr2, whole genome shotgun sequence genome encodes:
- the LOC103555890 gene encoding olfactory receptor 1G1-like, with product MKPGNHTFSVSEFLLLGLSEHQGKQPLLFSIFLSMYLVTVVGNVVIVMVIASDPHLHTPMYFFLANFSLTDLCLSSTTVPKMLVNIQAQRHTITYTGCLSQIYFFLWFIGLDVFLLAVMAYDRLLAICHPLHYTLVMSPRCSILLVIMSLILAHSYSLTHTILLAQLSFCTDNIIHHFFCELLPMLKLSCSNTYANQCVLIYWGGTLTILIPLLIIISYVRIVAAIVRIPSAIGKWKAFSTCGSHLSAVFLFYVSAIGVYFISSTTDSASKDRIAAVMYAVVTPMLNPFIYSLRNKDIKSALGRFLSRRALQSP from the coding sequence ATGAAACCAGGAAACCACACATTCAGTGTATCTGAATTCCTCCTCCTGGGCCTGTCTGAGCATCAGGGAAAGCAGCCTCTCCTCTTCAGCATCTTCCTGAGTATGTACCTGGTCACTGTGGTAGGCAATGTTGTCATTGTCATGGTCATTGCCTCTGATCCACACCTCCACACCCCTATGTACTTCTTCCTGGCCAACTTTTCCCTCACTGACCTGTGTTTATCATCTACCACAGTCCCCAAGATGTTGGTGAACATCCAGGCCCAAAGGCATACCATCACCTACACTGGATGCCTGTCTCAGATCTACTTCTTCCTGTGGTTCATTGGTCTAGATGTTTTCCTACTGGCAGTGATGGCATATGACCGGCTTCTGGCTATCTGCCACCCGCTTCACTATACCTTGGTCATGAGTCCCAGATGCTCTATCCTGCTGGTGATCATGTCCCTAATCCTTGCTCATTCATACTCTCTAACCCACACAATTCTCTTGGCTCAATTATCCTTCTGCACTGACAACATCATCCACCACTTCTTTTGTGAACTCCTCCCCATGTTGAAGCTCTCTTGCTCCAATACTTATGCCAACCAATGTGTGCTGATATACTGGGGAGGGACATTAACCATCTTGATCCCCTTGCTAATCATCATTTCTTATGTCCGCATTGTGGCTGCCATTGTGAGAATCCCATCAGCAATTGGGAAGTGGAAGGCCTTCTCCACGTGTGGGTCCCACCTCTCAGCAGTTTTCTTGTTCTATGTGTCTGCTATTGGGGTGTACTTCATTTCCTCCACTACTGATTCAGCCAGCAAGGACAGGATTGCAGCAGTGATGTATGCTGTGGTGACCCCCATGCTGAACCCATTCATCTATAGCCTGAGAAACAAAGACATAAAGAGTGCTTTGGGGAGATTCCTGAGCAGAAGGGCACTCCAATCTCCATGA
- the LOC103555891 gene encoding olfactory receptor 1N2-like, with amino-acid sequence MDRINQSSVTGFLLLGLSERPEQQPLLFGIFLGMYLVTVVGNLLIILAIGFDPHLHTPMYFFLANLSFADGCFSSTIVPRMLVNIRTHNQTISYGECLAQMYFFMMFGGLDDFLLGVMAYDRYVAICKPLHYSTLMSPLVCVLLLTASWVLTNLAALLHTLLMARLSFCAGNTIHHFFCDVIPLLQLSCSDTCTNQVALFTVGSIVLTGPLSLITLSYAYIFSTILRVPSASGRQKSFSTCGSHLTVVFLFYGAAIGVYLCRSPSQSRGQYTIAAVFYTVVTPMLNPFIYSLRNKDMKTALRRLFGIHTFSSQGL; translated from the coding sequence ATGGACAGAATCAACCAGTCCAGTGTCACTGGATTCCTCCTCTTGGGTCTTTCTGAGAGACCAGAGCAGCAGCCACTCCTATTTGGCATCTTCCTGGGCATGTACCTGGTCACTGTCGTGGGAAACCTGCTCATCATCTTGGCCATTGGCTTTGACCCacacctccacacccccatgtacttcttcctggcCAACCTCTCTTTTGCTGATGGCTGCTTTTCTTCTACCATAGTCCCCAGGATGCTGGTGAACATCCGGACACATAATCAGACCATATCATATGGGGAGTGTTTGGCCCAGATGTACTTTTTCATGATGTTTGGAGGACTGGATGACttccttttgggggtgatggcctatgaccgctatgtggccatctgtaagcctcTTCACTACTCCACACTCATGAGTCCTCTTGTGTGTGTGCTCCTGCTCACAGCATCCTGGGTTCTCACCAACCTTGCTGCCCTCTTACATACCCTGCTAATGGCAAGGCTCTCTTTCTGTGCAGGAAACACCATCCATCACTTCTTCTGTGATGTGATCCCTCTGCTGCAGCTCTCCTGCTCAGACACCTGCACCAATCAGGTAGCCCTGTTCACTGTGGGCTCCATAGTACTTACTGGTCCTCTCTCCCTCATCACCTTATCGTATGCATACATCTTCTCCACCATCCTCAGAgtcccctctgcctctggcaggCAAAAGTCCTTCTCCACCTGTGGGTCTCACCTCACTGTGGTCTTCTTGTTCTATGGTGCAGCAATCGGTGTCTATTTGTGCCGTTCTCCATCACAGTCACGGGGTCAGTACACAATTGCAGCTGTATTTTACACAGTTGTGACTCCTATGCTGAACCCCTTCATTTACAGCCTCAGGAACAAGGATATGAAGACTGCACTGAGAAGGCTTTTTGGAATTCACACTTTCTCTTCACAGGGACTTTAA